In Humulus lupulus chromosome 7, drHumLupu1.1, whole genome shotgun sequence, the following are encoded in one genomic region:
- the LOC133791113 gene encoding small polypeptide DEVIL 13-like: protein MDEKWKPSKKEGSSSIGFGRSSSTRSTSSKSPLLRSFSQKSSLSRSYSQKPNSHSSHNNSSSSSSSSSSSSSSIGRKCSSLAKEQKARFYIMRRCVAMLVCWHKHGNDS, encoded by the coding sequence atggaTGAGAAATGGAAGCCATCTAAAAAGGAAGGGAGTTCTTCAATTGGGTTCGGTAGAAGTAGCTCCACAAGAAGCACTTCTTCAAAGTCCCCTCTTCTTCGAAGTTTCTCACAAAAGAGCTCACTTTCTCGGAGTTATTCTCAGAAGCCAAACAGTCATAGTAGCCATAATAATAGTAGtagttcttcttcttcatcatcttcatcttcttcttcaataGGGCGCAAGTGCAGTAGCCTTGCAAAGGAGCAAAAGGCCAGATTTTACATCATGAGACGATGTGTTGCCATGCTCGTTTGCTGGCACAAACATGGGAATGATTCTTga
- the LOC133791114 gene encoding laccase-17-like, translating into MGVPSPLQSSPHMVAFFFVISSIWAFPMAAAITRHYNFDIRLTNVTRLCHTKSIISVNGEFPGPRIIAREGDRLLIKVVNHVPNNISIHWHGIRQFRSGWADGPAYITQCPIQSGESYVYNYTITGQRGTLFWHAHISWLRATVYGPIIILPTRNDSYPFPKLHKEVPIIFGEWWNADTEAVINQALQTGAGPNVSDAYTINGLPGPLYNCSQKDTFRLKVKPGKTYLLRLINAALNDDLFFSIANHTVTVVEADALYVKPFETDIILITPGQTTNLLLKTKPNSPPNDTKFLMLARPYSTGLGTFDNTTVAGILEYENLSNHHHHHHHHNSTNKNQTVLLRPTLPQINDTSFAANFSSKLRSLANSKYPANVPKTVDKRFFFTVGLGTNPCPKNQTCQGPTNRTKFAASVNNVSFTLPSTAILQAHFFGRSNGVYTTDFPTFPLKFFNFTGISPNSTNITNVGSGTKVVVLPYNTSVELVMQDTSLLGAESHPLHLHGHNFFIVGQGFGNYNSKTDPANFNLVDPVERNTVGVPSGGWVAIRFLADNPGVWFMHCHFEVHLSWGLRLAWVVQDGKLPNQKVLPPPSDLPKC; encoded by the exons ATGGGTGTTCCTTCTCCTCTTCAATCTTCACCACATATGGTGGCTTTTTTCTTTGTTATAAGCTCTATTTGGGCCTTTCCTATGGCTGCAGCCATCACCAGGCATTACAACTTTGAT ATAAGACTGACAAATGTTACGCGGTTGTGCCACACGAAGAGCATCATCTCAGTGAATGGTGAATTCCCAGGTCCTCGCATCATTGCTAGAGAGGGAGATAGGCTTCTCATTAAGGTGGTCAACCATGTTCCAAACAACATCTCCATTCATTG GCATGGTATTAGACAGTTTCGAAGTGGGTGGGCAGATGGGCCAGCATATATAACCCAATGCCCCATTCAAAGTGGTGAGAGTTATGTGTACAATTACACCATAACTGGCCAAAGAGGAACTCTGTTTTGGCATGCTCACATCTCATGGCTAAGAGCAACTGTATATGGACCCATCATTATCCTCCCTACCCGCAACGATTCTTACCCATTTCCCAAACTCCACAAAGAAGTTCCAataatttttg GTGAGTGGTGGAATGCGGATACAGAGGCTGTCATCAACCAGGCTCTTCAGACCGGTGCGGGCCCAAATGTCTCTGATGCCTACACAATCAATGGACTCCCGGGCCCATTGTACAATTGTTCACAGAAGG ACACTTTTAGACTAAAGGTGAAGCCAGGAAAGACCTATCTCCTTCGTCTGATCAACGCTGCACTCAACGATGACCTCTTTTTCAGCATAGCAAATCACACCGTAACCGTAGTTGAAGCCGACGCCCTATACGTGAAGCCATTTGAGACTGACATTATACTAATCACGCCGGGCCAAACCACCAACCTTCTCCTCAAGACAAAACCAAACTCCCCACCAAACGACACTAAATTCCTCATGCTAGCCAGACCCTACTCCACTGGCCTCGGAACTTTTGACAACACCACCGTAGCTGGAATCCTCGAATACGAAAACCTctccaaccaccaccaccaccaccatcatcatAATTCTACTAATAAAAACCAAACAGTGCTTCTCAGACCAACTTTACCACAAATAAACGACACGTCGTTTGCTGCAAACTTCAGCAGCAAACTCCGGAGTTTGGCCAACTCAAAGTACCCAGCGAATGTTCCTAAAACCGTGGACAAGAGGTTTTTCTTCACGGTCGGACTAGGAACCAATCCATGTCCGAAAAACCAAACATGTCAGGGACCAACGAACCGAACAAAGTTCGCAGCTTCAGTGAACAACGTATCGTTTACTCTTCCTTCTACTGCTATACTCCAAGCCCATTTCTTTGGTAGATCAAACGGTGTTTACACGACGGATTTTCCGACCTTCCCTCTCAAGTTCTTCAACTTCACCGGAATTTCACCGAACAGCACTAACATTACTAATGTTGGTAGTGGGACTAAGGTGGTGGTGCTGCCCTATAATACTAGTGTGGAGTTGGTTATGCAGGACACTAGTCTTCTCGGCGCTGAGAGCCACCCTCTTCATTTGCATGGCCACAATTTCTTTATCGTTGGACAAGGTTTCGGTAATTATAATTCGAAAACGGACCCCGCCAACTTCAACCTCGTCGACCCTGTCGAGAGAAACACCGTCGGTGTACCCTCCGGTGGTTGGGTCGCCATCCGATTCCTCGCAGATAATCCAG GGGTATGGTTTATGCATTGCCACtttgaagtccatttgagttGGGGTCTAAGGTTGGCGTGGGTAGTCCAAGATGGGAAGCTCCCTAATCAGAAGGTGCTTCCTCCACCGTCGGATCTTCCCAAATGTTGA